From Acidimicrobiales bacterium:
CACCGGCGCCTGCCACTCCCCGCACCAGCCCCCGGCGGAATGGGCGGCGCGCTACCGGGGCGCCTTCGACAAGGGGTGGGACGCGTGGCGGGACGAGATCTTCGCCCGCCAGCTGGCAACCGGCCTGATCCCCTCCGGGACCACCCTGTCCCCCCGGCCGCCGTGGGTGCCGGCGTGGTCCGACCTCGATCCCGACGGGCGGAGGGTGGCGGCGCGGTTCATGGAGTGCTTTGCCGGCTTCCTGTCCCACACCGACGCCGAGATCGGCCGGGTGCTGGGCTTCCTGGCCGGTCTCGGGGAGCTGGACAACACCGTGCTGGTGCTCGTCTCCGACAACGGGGCCAGCGCCGAGGGCGGCCGGGACGGCTCGATCAACGACATCCGGATGCAGAACCTCGATCCCGCCCCGCCGGCCGAGCTGCTGCGCCGCATCGACGAGATCGGCGGTCCCCACACCCACAACAACTACCCGTGGGGATGGACGATGGCCGGCAACACGCCCTTCCGGCGGTGGAAGCGCGAGGTCCACGAAGGCGGAGTGGCCGATCCGTGCATCGTCAGCTGGCCCCGCCGCCTGACGGGGGCGGGGGGCGCCATCCGCCACCAGTTCGCCCACGCCATCGACGTGACCCCGACCGTCCTCGAGCTGGTCGGCATCGACGCCCCGGCCGAGATCGACGGGATTGCCCAGACCGAGCTCGACGGGACCAGCTTCGCCTACCTCTTCGAGGACGGCGCCGAGGAGGCGCCGGGACGCCACCACACCCAGTACTTCGAGATGTTCGGCTCGCGCGCCATCTACCACGACGGCTGGAAGGCGGTGACCTACCACCCCGTCGGTCCCGTCTACGGGGACGGCCTCGACCCCAACGCCGCGTTCGAGGACGACAAGTGGGAGCTGTACCGCGTGACCGACGACATCTCCGAGACGCGCGATCGGGCGGAAGAGGAGCCCGAGCGCGTCCGCGAGCTCGTCGACCTGTGGTGGGTCGAAGCCGGCCGCAACCAGGTGCTGCCGCTCGACAACCGCGTGCTGTGGGCCCTGCTGCACCCCAAGCCGTCGCGCCGGGCCGGGCGGGACCGGGCCCGCTACTTCCCCGGGGGGGCCCAGGTCCCCGAGTCCGCCGCCGTCAACGTGCGCAACCGCTCCCACCGTCTCGTCGTCACCCTCGAGGTGGCGCAGGGCGCGGCCCCCGACGGGGTGCTGCTGGCCCAGGGCCTGGCCATCGGGGGCTGGTCACTGCACTTCGTCGCCGGACGCCTGCGCTACGTCCACAACCTCTACGGCAAGGAGCGCCACGTCGTGGAGGCGGAGACGGCCGTCCCAGGCGGCACCGGCAGGCACACGGCCGAGCTGGCCTTCGAGAAGGATCCTGGCGGCCCCGGCGGCACGGCGCTCCTGCGGTGGGACGGGGAGGTGGTGGGCCGGGGGGAGATTCCGGTCTTCACCCCGTCGCGCTTCAACGGCGTCGGCGTGGGGCTGACGTGCGGCTACGAGTGGGGCCCGCCCGTCGGCGAGGGCTACCGGGCCCCGTTCCCCTTCAACGGCACCATCGTCGAGGCGGTCGTGGAGGCCACCGGGCCGATGCTGCGTGATCCGCTGGCCGAGCTGGAGGCCATCCTGGCCGAGCAGTAGCCCGTGGGGACCCGTCCCCGTCAGGCGAAGGGATCGGCTCTCCGCTCCCGCTTCAGCTCCCCCCTCCGCTTCTTCTGCTCGAGCCGGCGCCGGCGGGCCCCGGCGCTCGGGGCGGTGGCCACCCGGGGGCGGGTGACGGCCAGGGCGTCGGCCAGCTTCGTGCGCAGGCGGTCCAGGGCCTTGTCCCGGTTGCGCACCTGCGAGCGCTCCTCGGCGGCCCGGGCCGTGACCACCGGGCCCAGCCGCTCCAGCAGGCGGGCCCGCTGCCGGGGCCCGAGCGAGGGTGAGCCCTCCACGTCGAAGGACACCTCCACCGCCGTGTGTGACCGGTTGGCGTGCTGGCCGCCGGGCCCCGACGAGGTCGTGAAGCGCCAGCGCAGCTCGTCAGCGGGCAGCGACAGGGACCGGGTGACGCGGACGGCGGTCGGCGGCTCCGGGGTGGGCTCGCTCTCGGCGGGCGCGTCCGTGCGCCGGGGTGACATCCGCCAATTGTCCCCCGACCGGGTCCCGGGCGGGCCACAGGGCCAGTCCGAGCAGGACGGCCAGGGGCGCCACGCCCGGGTCGGTGCCCGAGCCGGTGAGGATCCCGCCGAGGTCCCCGCCGACCACGCCGAGGAACGAGATCAGCACCATGCCCGCCGCCAGCGCCGGCCGGCGCACCGGCCGCCACAGGGGCAGGACCGCCACCGCCGTGGCCGCCAGCCCCAACGCCACCGCGAACTGGGCGCCGTGGAAGCCGACCAGCCGCCCCACGGCGTGGTTGAGGGCGGCCAGCGGGGCCGGCTCTCCGACCCCGCCGTTCCTGATCTCGGCCCCGGGCACGAACGGCAGGTGGTTGGGGCCGGCCACTTCGAGCAGGGCCACCGCCATCCACAGCGCCGTCCACGGGGCCAGGGCCCACCGCCCGAGCACCCCGCCGGCGCGCCCGGTGGCGCCGGTGTCGGCGCGGGGCCACACGAGCAGGGTGACGAAGGCGTAGAGGATGGCCGGCCCCGGCGCGCCGTTCAGCACGCTGGACCCGCCCATGAACATCCCCCCGAGGCCCTC
This genomic window contains:
- a CDS encoding arylsulfatase — translated: MTVPFGGRIGRDWRESEPWWPPEPTPPAGAPNVVVMVLDDVGFAQLGCYGSDIATPTIDGLAAGGVRLANFHTTALCSPTRACLLTGRNHHRSGMARVAELGVGFPGYWGRPPRQNGYLSEILRAHGYATYAVGKWHLTPDDETNMAAPRYTWPLGRGFDRWYGFHGGETHQFVPALYHDNHSVRPPRELDEGYHLTTDLADRAIGFVSDLRAVDADRPFFLYFCTGACHSPHQPPAEWAARYRGAFDKGWDAWRDEIFARQLATGLIPSGTTLSPRPPWVPAWSDLDPDGRRVAARFMECFAGFLSHTDAEIGRVLGFLAGLGELDNTVLVLVSDNGASAEGGRDGSINDIRMQNLDPAPPAELLRRIDEIGGPHTHNNYPWGWTMAGNTPFRRWKREVHEGGVADPCIVSWPRRLTGAGGAIRHQFAHAIDVTPTVLELVGIDAPAEIDGIAQTELDGTSFAYLFEDGAEEAPGRHHTQYFEMFGSRAIYHDGWKAVTYHPVGPVYGDGLDPNAAFEDDKWELYRVTDDISETRDRAEEEPERVRELVDLWWVEAGRNQVLPLDNRVLWALLHPKPSRRAGRDRARYFPGGAQVPESAAVNVRNRSHRLVVTLEVAQGAAPDGVLLAQGLAIGGWSLHFVAGRLRYVHNLYGKERHVVEAETAVPGGTGRHTAELAFEKDPGGPGGTALLRWDGEVVGRGEIPVFTPSRFNGVGVGLTCGYEWGPPVGEGYRAPFPFNGTIVEAVVEATGPMLRDPLAELEAILAEQ
- the arfB gene encoding alternative ribosome rescue aminoacyl-tRNA hydrolase ArfB, which codes for MSPRRTDAPAESEPTPEPPTAVRVTRSLSLPADELRWRFTTSSGPGGQHANRSHTAVEVSFDVEGSPSLGPRQRARLLERLGPVVTARAAEERSQVRNRDKALDRLRTKLADALAVTRPRVATAPSAGARRRRLEQKKRRGELKRERRADPFA